A stretch of Channa argus isolate prfri chromosome 16, Channa argus male v1.0, whole genome shotgun sequence DNA encodes these proteins:
- the ezra gene encoding ezrin a, with translation MPKTVNVRVTTMDAELEFSFHPNTTGKQLFDQVARTIGLRETWYFGLQFVDSKGFITWLNSEKKVMAQDVKKETPLQFKLRVKFYPEDVAEELIQDVTRKLFFLQVKEDILSEEIYCPPESAVLLASYAIQTKYGEFEKSTHQPGYLSSERLLPKRVLEQHKLSKEQWEERISGWHEEHRSMLKEEAMIEYLKIAQDLEMYGVNYFEIKNKKGTDLWLGVDALGLNIYEKDDRLSPKIGFPWSEIRNISFSDKKFIIKPIDKKAPDFIFYAPRLRVNKRILQLCMGNHELYMRRRKPDSIEVQQMKAQAKEERLQKKMERDQLESEKKKREAMEKEKQQMEKEKQDLMMKLYQFEETTKRAEKELQEQLDRAMRLEEERKKVEQEAARLEAERMEAIIAKEELARQAEEQIKSQEQLATELAEYSAKIAVLEEVKRIKEEEAESWHCKAKEVEESLLKTKEELHNVMTTNAAPAAASSSSSSDSESDHDHSEENSTYSAELQTQGINDHRQEEERLTEAEKNERLQKQLMALSSELEESQVENKKTQNDLLHAENVRAGRDKYKTLRQIRQGNTKQRIDEFEAL, from the exons ATGCCCAAAACA GTCAACGTTCGCGTCACCACGATGGATGCAGAGCTGGAGTTTTCCTTCCACCCCAACACCACAGGGAAGCAGCTCTTTGATCAG GTTGCCAGGACCATTGGACTGCGGGAGACTTGGTACTTTGGGCTGCAGTTTGTCGACTCCAAAGGATTCATCACGTGGCTGAACTCTGAAAAGAAG GTGATGGCTCAGGATGTGAAGAAGGAAACTCCCCTGCAGTTCAAGCTGAGGGTCAAGTTTTACCCAGAGGACGTGGCCGAGGAGCTCATCCAGGACGTCACGCGGAAGCTTTTCTTCCTGCAAGTGAAGGAGGACATTCTGAGTGAGGAGATCTACTGTCCTCCAGAGTCTGCGGTGCTTCTGGCTTCCTACGCCATTCAGACCAAGTACGGAGAGTTTGAGAAGTCAACGCACCAGCCGGGTTATCTGTCCTCCGAACGCCTGCTGCCCAAAAG AGTCctggaacaacacaaactgTCCAAGGAGCAGTGGGAAGAAAGAATCAGCGGTTGGCACGAGGAGCATAGATCGATGCTGAA GGAGGAGGCCATGATTGAGTACCTGAAGATCGCTCAGGACCTGGAGATGTACGGCGTCAACTACTTTGAGATCAAGAACAAGAAGGGCACAGACCTGTGGTTGGGGGTCGACGCTCTGGGGCTCAACATCTACGAGAAGGATGACAG GCTGTCTCCAAAGATTGGTTTTCCCTGGAGTGAAATCCGAAACATTTCGTTCAGTGATAAGAAATTTATCATCAAGCCCATAGACAAGAAAGCTCCT GACTTCATATTCTACGCCCCACGGCTCCGAGTCAACAAACGCATTCTGCAGCTGTGCATGGGCAACCACGAGCTGTACATGCGCCGCCGCAAGCCTGACAGCATCGAGGTTCAGCAGATGAAGGCCCAGGCCAAAGAGGAGCGGCTGCAGAAGAAGATGGAGAG GGATCAGCTGGAGagtgagaagaagaagagggaggccatggagaaggagaagcagcagatggagaaagaaaagcaggacCTGATGATGAAGCTCTACCAGTTTGAAGAGACGACCAAGCGAGCAGAAAAAG AGCTCCAGGAGCAGCTGGACCGGGCCATGAGGCttgaggaggagaggaagaaggtgGAGCAGGAGGCGGCCCGGCTGGAGGCAGAGAGGATGGAGGCCATAATAGCCAAGGAGGAGCTGGCCAGGCAAGCTGAGGAGCAGATAAAGAGCCAGGAGCAGCTG GCTACAGAACTGGCCGAGTACAGCGCCAAGATCGCTGTGCTGGAGGAGGTCAAGAGAATTAAGGAGGAAGAGGCTGAGTCATGGCACTGCAAG GCCAAAGAAGTGGAAGAGAGTCTGCTTAAGACAAAAGAGGAGCTGCACAATGTAATGACCACTAACGCCGCTCCAGCGGCTgcttcctcctcgtcctcctcggACAGCGAGAGCGACCACGACCACAGCGAAGAGAACAGCACATATAGCGCTGAGCTGCAGACGCAGGGCATCAACGACCACCGCCAAGAGGAGGAGCGGCTCACCGAGGCCGAGAAGAACGAGCGCCTGCAAAAGCAGCTGATG GCCCTGAGCTCAGAGCTGGAAGAATCCCAAGTCGAGAACAAGAAGACCCAGAACGATTTGCTCCATGCCGAGAACGTCCGAGCCGGCCGTGACAAGTACAAGACCCTGAGACAGATCCGTCAGGGCAACACCAAGCAGAGGATTGATGAGTTTGAGGCCTTGTAG
- the pacc1 gene encoding proton-activated chloride channel isoform X1 yields the protein MLGKEDSRYREFNDDDGDGISQSQDFFDEAPEELEDEEPSGSITQEDDVRESSPSRRFSKTCLKNFFTVVLIFIYLLLTAVAVFLAYQTISDFLDKLNHPVMSVTYKEVDSFSPPGIALYPGKAQLLSCRHHYHDCIPPLVDPGKPQEGDCVIDDVTYFGPFTNQTQKRALVVRGPSDVRSKELVFMQFSQNETEEDFSAITYMLFAKFSDFTDSVNKSEFMRDCERNYSTWTFSGGFRTWVKMSLVKTSGKSNEAVEFRQESAVVKFNDKRPDSEKSNELFFAVFEWRDPFIQEIKLIVTANPWNSVAILCGVFMALFKAANFAKLTIKWIIKMRKRHLRNKARELNQIN from the exons ATGTTGGGAAAAGAAGACTCCAGGTACCGGGAG TTCAacgatgatgatggtgatggaaTCTCACAGTCTCAAGACTTTTTTGACGAAGCCCCTGAAGAACTGGAGGACGAGGAGCCGAGCGGCAGCATCACACAAG AGGATGACGTCAGGGAAAGCAGTCCATCGAGGAGATTCAGTAAAACCTGCCTAAAGAATTTCTTCACCGTGGTGCTCATCTTCATCTACCTGCTGCTGACTGCAGTTGCAGTGTTCCTGGCCTACCAGACCATCTCCGACTTCCTGGACAAACTCAACCACCCTGTCATGTCTGTAACTTACAAAGAGGTGGACTCATTTTCACCCCCAG GTATTGCTCTGTACCCCGGTAAAGCtcagctgctgagctgcagaCATCACTACCATGACTGCATCCCACCTTTAGTGGACCCAGGCAAGCCTCAGGAGGGGGACTGTGTGATTGATGACGTGACTTACTTTGGACCATTTACCAATCAAACACAG AAAAGAGCTCTAGTGGTTCGCGGCCCATCTGATGTCCGAAGCAAGGAGTTGGTCTTCATGCAGTTCAGTCAAAATGAAACCGAAGAGGACTTCAGTGCCATCACGTACATGCTTTTTGCCAAGTTTAGTGACTTTACTGACAG TGTGAATAAATCCGAGTTCATgagagactgtgagaggaatTACTCCACGTGGACCTTCTCTGGAGGATTTAGAACGTGGGTCAAGATGTCTTTAGTGAAGACGTCTGGGAAAAGCAACGAAGCCGTCGAGTTTCGCCAAGAG TCAGCTGTGGTGAAATTCAATGACAAAAGGCCTGACTCGGAAAAAAGCAATGAGCTTTTCTTTGCCGTCTTTGAATGGCGTGATCCTTTCATTCAAGAAATCAAACTG ATTGTGACGGCAAATCCCTGGAACTCTGTAGCCATCCTCTGTGGGGTCTTCATGGCTCTTTTCAAAGCTGCAAATTTTGCAAAACTCACTATTAAGTGGATAATAAAGATGCGTAAGAGACATTTAAGAAATAAAGCACGAGAATTGAACCAAATCAACTGA
- the kcnk3b gene encoding potassium channel subfamily K member 3, whose product MKRQNARTLALIISILTYLVVGAAVFETLESKQEKSHKRKLDARKYELMRKYNLTKENFEELEHVVLQLKPHKAGVQWKFSGSFYFAITVITTIGYGHAAPSTDSGKVFCMFYALLGIPLTLVMFQSLGERINTFIRYLLHQAKKCLGMRRTEVSMANMVTVGFFSCMSTLCVGAAAFSHCEGWSFLHAYYYCFITLTTIGFGDYVALQKDDALQNDPRYVAFCFVYILMGLTVIGAFLNLVVLRFLTMNTEDEWRDAKQRALISVSKPRGEVARLLPISASTSSTPVADDSTKSKDLKGVYTEVLHFQTICSCLWYRSKDKLHGSVSTMSPQELTFSDAYLQQNSNCSHYVEPGSTGCVCSPRQCTSISSITTGLHILSPFRVFKRRSSV is encoded by the exons ATGAAGAGACAAAACGCGCGGACTCTCGCCCTCATCATCAGCATCCTCACCTACCTGGTGGTCGGAGCGGCGGTCTTCGAGACTCTGGAGTCGAAACAGGAGAAAAGTCACAAGAGGAAGCTCGACGCCAGAAAGTACGAACTCATGCGCAAATATAACTTGACCAAAGAGAACTTCGAGGAGCTGGAACACGTCGTTTTGCAGCTCAAGCCTCACAAAGCGGGGGTCCAGTGGAAATTTTCCGGGTCATTTTATTTCGCCATCACTGTGATTACGACCATAG GTTACGGTCATGCGGCTCCCAGCACCGACTCAGGGAAAGTGTTCTGCATGTTCTACGCCCTCCTGGGGATCCCTCTCACCCTGGTCATGTTCCAGAGCCTGGGAGAGAGGATCAACACGTTCATCAGGTACCTGCTCCACCAAGCTAAGAAGTGCCTTGGGATGCGCCGAACCGAGGTCTCCATGGCAAACATGGTGACGGTGGGCTTCTTCTCCTGCATGAGCACCCTGTGCGTGGGGGCTGCGGCGTTCTCCCACTGCGAGGGATGGAGCTTCCTCCACGCCTACTACTACTGCTTTATCACTCTTACTACTATCGGATTTGGAGACTATGTGGCTCTGCAGAAGGATGATGCACTGCAGAATGACCCACGCTATGTGGctttctgctttgtttacatCCTGATGGGCCTGACGGTGATCGGAGCGTTCCTAAACCTGGTGGTGCTTCGCTTTCTGACCATGAACACTGAGGACGAGTGGAGGGACGCCAAACAGAGGGCCCTGATATCTGTCAGTAAGCCCAGAGGAGAGGTGGCTCGTTTATTACCAATCTCAGCCTCGACCTCCTCCACGCCTGTAGCAGACGACAGTACAAAGTCTAAAGATTTAAAAGGTGTCTACACTGAGGTGCTGCATTTCCAGACTATCTGCTCTTGTCTGTGGTACAGGAGCAAAGACAAGCTGCACGGCTCCGTATCCACCATGAGCCCTCAGGAGCTGACGTTCTCTGATGCTTACTTGCAGCAGAACAGTAACTGTTCTCACTACGTGGAGCCAGGATCAACAGGCTGCGTTTGCAGTCCACGTCAGTGCACGAGCATAAGCTCCATAACAACGGGCCTACACATTCTCTCTCCGTTCAGGGTGTTTAAGAGACGCAGCTCCGTCTAG
- the pacc1 gene encoding proton-activated chloride channel isoform X2, producing MLGKEDSRYREFNDDDGDGISQSQDFFDEAPEELEDEEPSGSITQEDDVRESSPSRRFSKTCLKNFFTVVLIFIYLLLTAVAVFLAYQTISDFLDKLNHPVMSVTYKEVDSFSPPGIALYPGKAQLLSCRHHYHDCIPPLVDPGKPQEGDCVIDDVTYFGPFTNQTQKRALVVRGPSDVRSKELVFMQFSQNETEEDFSAITVNKSEFMRDCERNYSTWTFSGGFRTWVKMSLVKTSGKSNEAVEFRQESAVVKFNDKRPDSEKSNELFFAVFEWRDPFIQEIKLIVTANPWNSVAILCGVFMALFKAANFAKLTIKWIIKMRKRHLRNKARELNQIN from the exons ATGTTGGGAAAAGAAGACTCCAGGTACCGGGAG TTCAacgatgatgatggtgatggaaTCTCACAGTCTCAAGACTTTTTTGACGAAGCCCCTGAAGAACTGGAGGACGAGGAGCCGAGCGGCAGCATCACACAAG AGGATGACGTCAGGGAAAGCAGTCCATCGAGGAGATTCAGTAAAACCTGCCTAAAGAATTTCTTCACCGTGGTGCTCATCTTCATCTACCTGCTGCTGACTGCAGTTGCAGTGTTCCTGGCCTACCAGACCATCTCCGACTTCCTGGACAAACTCAACCACCCTGTCATGTCTGTAACTTACAAAGAGGTGGACTCATTTTCACCCCCAG GTATTGCTCTGTACCCCGGTAAAGCtcagctgctgagctgcagaCATCACTACCATGACTGCATCCCACCTTTAGTGGACCCAGGCAAGCCTCAGGAGGGGGACTGTGTGATTGATGACGTGACTTACTTTGGACCATTTACCAATCAAACACAG AAAAGAGCTCTAGTGGTTCGCGGCCCATCTGATGTCCGAAGCAAGGAGTTGGTCTTCATGCAGTTCAGTCAAAATGAAACCGAAGAGGACTTCAGTGCCATCAC TGTGAATAAATCCGAGTTCATgagagactgtgagaggaatTACTCCACGTGGACCTTCTCTGGAGGATTTAGAACGTGGGTCAAGATGTCTTTAGTGAAGACGTCTGGGAAAAGCAACGAAGCCGTCGAGTTTCGCCAAGAG TCAGCTGTGGTGAAATTCAATGACAAAAGGCCTGACTCGGAAAAAAGCAATGAGCTTTTCTTTGCCGTCTTTGAATGGCGTGATCCTTTCATTCAAGAAATCAAACTG ATTGTGACGGCAAATCCCTGGAACTCTGTAGCCATCCTCTGTGGGGTCTTCATGGCTCTTTTCAAAGCTGCAAATTTTGCAAAACTCACTATTAAGTGGATAATAAAGATGCGTAAGAGACATTTAAGAAATAAAGCACGAGAATTGAACCAAATCAACTGA
- the nenf gene encoding neudesin: protein MATAHIWLLFIVLATTLSDEVKLKYKAASKPVRLFTEEELKRYDGSEEGQPIYMAVKGAVFDVSKGKEFYGKDAPYNALVGKDSTRAVAKMSLDPADLTSDTTGLNEDQLKSLDSIFEGTYKAKYPIVGYTASRLLNKDGSPNKDFKPEDQPDFQIKDEF from the exons ATGGCAACAGCACACATTTGGCTCTTATTTATTGTGCTTGCTACGACTTTATCCGACGAggtgaaattaaaatataaagcagCAAGCAAACCTGTCCGACTGTTCACTGAGGAAGAGCTTAAGAGATACGACGGCAGCGAG GAGGGACAGCCCATTTACATGGCAGTGAAAGGAGCGGTGTTTGATGTCtccaaaggaaaag AGTTTTATGGTAAAGATGCACCATACAATGCTCTGGTTGGCAAAGACTCCACTCGAGCTGTGGCCAAGATGTCTCTGGACCCTGCAGACCTGACATCAGATACT ACGGGCCTCAATGAAGACCAGCTGAAGTCTCTGGATAGTATATTTGAAGGCACGTACAAAGCCAAGTATCCCATCGTGGGTTACACAGCATCACGCCTACTTAACAAGGACGGAAGTCCCAACAAAGACTTCAAACCAGAGGACCAGCCTGATTTTCAGATCAAAGATGAGTTTTGA